One part of the Arthrobacter sp. B1I2 genome encodes these proteins:
- a CDS encoding ABC transporter substrate-binding protein, producing the protein MKNLLTRGGGRRSGRIATTAVVLAAAMAFTGCGADGGGSGGQDQPAEKIIRIAVTSAPRSLDPVQLDAGQQSYIWASIYDTLVYIDNEGELQPNAAESWKYSDDGLTLTLNLRPGMTFSTGAPVTAEAVKKTMDRNKETPGQQQDKFVAVKSVDAIDEVTVRVNFSKHDAAFLYNMGMDGGVIGDPATLTTDRTATDPVTSGPYVLDKGKSVQGSTYVMNRRDDYWNKEAYPFKTVTVRVLADQTAALNALRSKEVDVSGVPGNQLESVKAGGNFNVFHNPTSSIGFINLADRNGKVLKPLADVRVRQAINFALDRKGFVDKLLSGAGTPSVQQFNLNGAAYDQKLEDKYPFDVERAKKLLKEAGYPNGFDVSMPSTVLSQTYEPSISQALGDIGIKVNWEPVPPQNSTAAVVSGKYPMYFFISSATVTQREIPRQLGSATMNPFKWSTPELDGLVEKANSELNEEKQAEIYKEINRYVVENALFAPLSFIGANTVTSPEIKYLNKGANNFSTIRLFDVAK; encoded by the coding sequence TTGAAAAATCTGCTTACTAGGGGTGGCGGGCGACGATCTGGTCGCATCGCCACCACCGCGGTAGTCCTGGCGGCAGCCATGGCATTCACCGGATGCGGTGCCGACGGAGGGGGATCCGGCGGCCAGGACCAGCCCGCGGAAAAAATTATCAGGATTGCCGTGACGTCGGCGCCCCGGTCGCTTGATCCGGTGCAGCTTGATGCCGGACAGCAGTCCTACATATGGGCATCGATTTACGACACGCTGGTCTACATCGACAACGAAGGCGAGCTCCAGCCGAATGCGGCTGAAAGTTGGAAGTATAGCGACGACGGCCTTACTTTGACCCTCAATCTTCGGCCCGGGATGACGTTTAGTACCGGCGCTCCTGTCACCGCCGAGGCAGTCAAAAAAACCATGGACCGCAACAAGGAAACACCCGGCCAGCAGCAAGACAAGTTTGTTGCGGTGAAGTCAGTCGACGCTATCGACGAGGTGACCGTACGCGTCAATTTCAGCAAACACGATGCCGCTTTCCTGTACAACATGGGAATGGATGGAGGTGTGATTGGCGACCCCGCCACTCTGACCACCGACCGAACGGCGACGGATCCTGTAACCTCAGGGCCCTACGTTCTTGACAAAGGCAAGAGCGTTCAGGGCTCGACTTACGTCATGAACCGCCGCGATGACTACTGGAACAAAGAAGCCTATCCGTTCAAGACGGTGACTGTCCGCGTACTGGCAGACCAAACGGCAGCTCTGAATGCGTTGAGGTCCAAGGAAGTTGATGTGTCGGGAGTTCCCGGGAACCAACTCGAGTCAGTTAAAGCAGGAGGAAACTTCAACGTTTTCCACAATCCTACAAGCTCCATAGGTTTCATTAACCTTGCTGACCGTAACGGGAAGGTCCTCAAGCCACTGGCTGACGTCCGCGTCAGGCAGGCTATCAATTTCGCCCTTGACCGCAAGGGCTTTGTAGACAAGCTACTATCCGGTGCAGGAACGCCCAGCGTTCAGCAGTTCAACCTCAACGGCGCAGCTTATGACCAGAAGCTGGAGGACAAGTACCCGTTTGATGTTGAACGCGCAAAGAAGCTGCTCAAAGAGGCGGGTTATCCCAACGGTTTTGATGTGAGCATGCCGAGTACCGTGTTGTCACAGACCTACGAACCGTCTATCAGCCAGGCGCTGGGCGACATTGGCATTAAAGTGAACTGGGAACCTGTTCCGCCCCAGAACTCCACGGCTGCAGTGGTATCAGGGAAGTACCCTATGTACTTCTTCATCTCCAGCGCGACTGTCACCCAGAGGGAAATCCCCCGTCAGCTTGGCAGCGCAACGATGAATCCCTTTAAGTGGAGCACTCCCGAACTTGATGGGCTCGTAGAAAAAGCGAACAGTGAACTCAACGAGGAAAAGCAAGCCGAGATCTATAAGGAGATCAACCGATACGTGGTCGAGAACGCCCTTTTCGCTCCTCTTTCCTTCATTGGGGCGAACACTGTTACGTCCCCTGAGATTAAGTACCTGAACAAAGGAGCGAACAACTTCTCTACCATCCGGCTCTTCGACGTTGCTAAATGA
- a CDS encoding MFS transporter, with the protein MKESIPHEKAPRMERFEADIARIPTSNLSLPFLPAPDTARPSVERTHLQKHLGRRTVVLLVLATFGGSMATIVPMSFTLALRLDQIAPGHEQYLGYMLGAGSAFSLLAAPLTGIFSDRTRSRWGRRRPYTVAGVTVGVAAIPLMASAPNVLLLGVGWVLSTVGWQTAMGSINNYQADNLPKFQRGRVAGLTSLARQIAPVAGIVLAGQVVVDPLWVFLLPATVGVLLVLGFVAFAPERHSLRLESTIPLSPKNVLRSFMFNPRQHPAFAWTWGGRFMFFLGLALTTSYSTFFYAQRLDMSVAEVSTVIAAISAGGIITSTVGAIGGGWLSDRAARRQPFILTATVIYAAGALVSAFSYSFVSLLTGSLITSLGIAVFVAVGQALVLDVLPHRETQAGRFTAITSSSQKIPSALAPALAPLLLSIATVDNSRNYTALYVAAGMLAVLGGIITLLGSRAET; encoded by the coding sequence GTGAAGGAATCGATTCCACACGAAAAGGCGCCAAGGATGGAGAGATTCGAGGCTGACATTGCGCGCATCCCCACTTCGAATCTCTCACTTCCGTTCCTCCCGGCCCCTGATACCGCCCGACCTTCCGTTGAGCGAACACATTTGCAGAAGCACTTAGGTCGCAGGACAGTGGTGCTTCTGGTCCTGGCCACCTTCGGTGGCAGCATGGCAACGATAGTTCCAATGTCATTTACCCTGGCCCTGCGGCTTGACCAGATCGCACCTGGACACGAGCAGTATTTGGGCTACATGCTGGGAGCAGGCTCCGCATTTTCTCTTTTGGCCGCGCCGCTGACCGGAATTTTTAGCGATCGGACACGCTCCCGGTGGGGCCGGCGACGGCCTTATACCGTTGCCGGGGTGACAGTAGGAGTGGCCGCAATCCCGCTGATGGCATCTGCGCCGAATGTTCTTCTGCTCGGGGTTGGATGGGTTCTGTCAACAGTTGGGTGGCAGACAGCCATGGGCTCGATCAACAATTATCAGGCGGACAACCTGCCGAAATTTCAGCGTGGTCGAGTGGCCGGCTTGACCAGCCTGGCCCGACAGATTGCTCCTGTCGCCGGTATAGTTCTCGCCGGCCAAGTCGTCGTGGACCCACTGTGGGTCTTCCTACTGCCAGCTACCGTCGGCGTCTTACTCGTTTTGGGCTTCGTCGCTTTTGCTCCGGAAAGGCATTCACTGCGGCTGGAGTCGACAATTCCGCTTTCGCCCAAAAACGTCTTACGCAGCTTTATGTTCAACCCCCGCCAGCATCCCGCCTTCGCGTGGACGTGGGGAGGGCGCTTCATGTTCTTCCTGGGACTCGCCCTAACCACGAGCTATTCGACGTTTTTCTACGCACAACGGCTGGACATGAGTGTTGCTGAAGTTTCGACAGTGATCGCGGCGATTTCAGCCGGCGGCATCATCACCTCGACCGTCGGTGCCATAGGAGGCGGATGGCTGTCTGACCGCGCCGCCCGCCGTCAGCCCTTTATCCTCACAGCCACCGTCATCTATGCAGCTGGAGCCCTTGTGTCGGCTTTCTCCTACAGCTTCGTCTCACTCCTGACAGGTTCACTCATTACTTCCCTGGGTATTGCTGTTTTCGTGGCGGTGGGACAGGCGCTCGTCCTGGACGTGCTTCCCCATCGCGAAACACAGGCGGGACGATTCACGGCAATAACAAGCTCTTCACAGAAGATTCCAAGTGCTCTGGCCCCAGCGCTAGCTCCCCTCTTACTTTCGATCGCTACCGTAGACAACTCAAGGAACTACACCGCGCTGTACGTGGCGGCCGGAATGCTTGCCGTGCTTGGGGGCATCATCACCCTTCTTGGCTCACGGGCGGAAACATAA
- a CDS encoding alpha/beta fold hydrolase — MSGGGYNVSVERTSGPHPASGTIVFVNSLATTSSMWDGVVTRLPKDFDVVRFDQRDRGGPLGHSPFSLDDLVSDLFAVLDDENIEEAHIAGVSLGGLVALRSAAVIPHRTKSAVAMCCAARFSKDVWLQRAQQVRAHGVTPLVPQVIDRWFTPDFQQRQPIIVDQHRQMLASTDPTGYAFACDLLAESDVTEDLPAIEVPLLVVSGGADSANPVTDQQLIARNVPSARHEVLNNTAHLAPVAEPELIANLVSEHARLHN, encoded by the coding sequence ATGAGTGGCGGTGGTTACAACGTTTCGGTCGAACGGACAAGTGGGCCCCACCCGGCATCTGGAACGATCGTGTTCGTCAACTCTCTGGCAACGACCAGCAGCATGTGGGATGGAGTCGTTACCCGACTCCCGAAAGATTTTGACGTGGTACGGTTCGACCAGAGGGACCGTGGAGGACCGCTGGGACATAGCCCCTTCAGCCTGGACGATCTCGTAAGTGACCTTTTCGCTGTTCTTGACGACGAAAACATTGAAGAAGCGCACATTGCCGGGGTCTCTTTGGGTGGCCTTGTTGCGCTCCGCTCCGCAGCCGTCATCCCGCACCGAACAAAATCTGCGGTGGCAATGTGCTGTGCCGCACGATTCTCGAAGGACGTATGGCTCCAGCGCGCCCAGCAGGTGCGCGCCCACGGTGTTACACCCCTGGTCCCTCAAGTAATAGATCGCTGGTTCACGCCTGATTTCCAGCAACGGCAACCCATCATCGTGGACCAGCACCGTCAGATGCTGGCGTCAACAGATCCGACAGGCTACGCCTTCGCCTGTGACCTGCTGGCCGAATCCGACGTGACAGAAGACCTACCTGCCATTGAAGTACCACTCCTGGTCGTCAGTGGCGGCGCCGACTCAGCCAACCCGGTCACCGACCAGCAACTCATCGCCCGGAACGTTCCGTCTGCCAGGCATGAGGTACTGAACAATACGGCGCACCTCGCACCGGTGGCCGAACCGGAACTGATAGCCAACTTGGTGTCTGAGCACGCCCGACTGCACAACTAA
- a CDS encoding ABC transporter substrate-binding protein, which produces MPTLHPRRAAVGSAAVVIAASLALTACGGEPSPTSEVAPTTLTFGVQAAPNSLDPAQLHDGQQRYVWGAVYDTLIYSDNEGVLKPGAAKSWEYSADAKSLTLKLRDDMEFSDGDPVTSAAVKTSLERTRTTAGPQQSNLSAVASIDTPDEHTAVLNLKRQDPDLLVSLSYGAGAIGDPGTINEARTALDPVGSGPYTLDRTATVDGTKYVLNRRDDYWNAKAYPFKTVTVRVIPDRTALFNALLTNELDAGTVDAAQAKQIEANGFSLTPVEDVSTAAIVIADRAGQVAPPLADVRVRQAINYAFDRKKMLNALVGGNGRPTEQVFNKLSPAYSEELDNAYSFDPGKARTLLKEAGYPSGFTLAMPANAIVQQFQASITQALADIGIKVDWEPVPAQSSSQTTKWGMYFNLGTTAAPSRTTSLYFGKNGSQNPFRYEDPKMNDLLAKLAGEADPTRAGEIYKEINKYATDNAWIAPLFSLKSTWAMKKGLEYRGTGSAVPDLRVFGVTGK; this is translated from the coding sequence ATGCCAACACTTCACCCACGCAGAGCGGCGGTAGGCAGCGCCGCCGTTGTCATCGCTGCAAGCCTGGCTCTTACCGCCTGCGGGGGAGAACCGTCTCCCACATCGGAAGTCGCCCCGACCACATTGACCTTCGGGGTTCAGGCAGCACCAAACTCGCTTGATCCTGCCCAACTTCATGACGGGCAACAGCGGTATGTCTGGGGCGCCGTCTACGACACCCTGATTTACAGCGACAATGAGGGAGTCCTCAAACCCGGCGCAGCAAAGAGCTGGGAGTACTCCGCGGACGCAAAATCGCTCACGCTCAAGCTTCGCGACGACATGGAATTCAGTGACGGCGACCCTGTCACCTCAGCAGCAGTCAAGACAAGTCTTGAACGCACCCGGACCACTGCTGGACCTCAGCAGAGCAACCTTTCGGCCGTTGCATCCATCGATACACCCGACGAACACACCGCGGTGCTCAACCTCAAACGACAGGATCCTGACCTGCTCGTTTCATTGTCTTACGGCGCTGGAGCGATTGGAGATCCCGGAACGATCAATGAGGCACGCACGGCCCTGGATCCGGTTGGTTCGGGGCCATATACCCTCGACCGCACAGCGACCGTCGACGGCACAAAATACGTTCTCAACAGGCGCGACGATTACTGGAACGCAAAAGCCTACCCGTTCAAGACGGTTACCGTGAGGGTCATTCCGGACCGGACAGCACTCTTCAATGCACTGCTGACGAACGAACTCGACGCCGGCACGGTCGACGCCGCCCAAGCCAAGCAAATCGAGGCGAACGGGTTCAGTCTCACACCGGTGGAAGATGTGTCGACGGCTGCAATTGTCATTGCCGACCGGGCTGGCCAGGTAGCTCCACCGCTCGCAGACGTTCGAGTCCGGCAGGCCATCAACTATGCATTCGATCGCAAAAAGATGCTCAACGCTCTGGTCGGCGGCAATGGCCGACCCACCGAACAAGTCTTCAACAAGCTGTCCCCGGCATACAGCGAAGAGTTGGACAACGCCTACAGCTTCGATCCCGGGAAAGCCCGCACCCTTCTGAAGGAGGCCGGCTACCCCAGCGGGTTCACCCTCGCCATGCCTGCGAATGCTATCGTCCAGCAGTTCCAAGCCAGCATCACCCAGGCACTCGCCGACATCGGCATCAAGGTTGATTGGGAACCAGTGCCGGCACAAAGTTCCAGCCAAACGACCAAATGGGGAATGTACTTCAACCTGGGCACCACCGCAGCCCCCTCACGCACAACCTCCCTATACTTCGGCAAAAATGGATCACAAAATCCCTTCCGATACGAAGATCCCAAGATGAACGACCTTCTGGCTAAGTTGGCGGGCGAAGCAGATCCCACGCGTGCAGGGGAAATTTACAAAGAGATCAACAAATACGCAACGGACAACGCATGGATCGCACCCTTGTTCTCGCTGAAGTCAACTTGGGCTATGAAGAAGGGCCTCGAGTATAGGGGAACGGGCAGTGCAGTACCCGATCTTCGAGTCTTCGGAGTGACAGGCAAGTAA
- a CDS encoding D-2-hydroxyacid dehydrogenase, producing MKTGAEAQEIRSVLSTLLYYPEEIEQLRQAFSPAEFIHVHPRETEAIQAALEHVDVAVLQTDLDDRFLNAPNLKWVHCDHSGLTRSARAEVFEKGLIVTGSAGRSAPALAQHAFYFALTLTFDAKKHFEQQAAHLWRPVPGYENRRALWGKTLGIVGFGHTGQAMAQLGKAFGMRVIAYRRSASETPANVDVMLSSDGGDSLQPLVEQADVIMLAAPLNDETHHLFSTREFSQMKNDAFIINMARGGVIDHDALIVALRTGQIAGAGLDVTDPEPLPEDSLLWDMGNVVITPHVTPKLPDRTQRSIDMIVENIGRFRRGEGMLNALTPRDVYTRLQPSALI from the coding sequence TTGAAAACAGGAGCTGAAGCACAGGAAATCCGCAGTGTGCTATCCACATTGCTGTACTACCCAGAGGAGATAGAGCAGCTTCGGCAGGCTTTCTCCCCAGCTGAGTTCATTCATGTGCACCCCCGCGAAACGGAGGCTATCCAGGCCGCGCTTGAGCACGTAGACGTGGCTGTACTTCAAACAGATCTTGACGACAGGTTCCTCAACGCCCCAAACCTGAAGTGGGTTCACTGCGACCACTCGGGACTTACGCGTTCTGCCCGCGCCGAGGTCTTCGAAAAAGGCCTGATTGTTACGGGATCGGCTGGAAGGTCTGCCCCTGCGCTTGCCCAGCATGCCTTTTATTTCGCACTGACACTGACTTTTGATGCCAAGAAGCACTTTGAGCAGCAGGCCGCACACCTATGGCGTCCTGTTCCAGGATATGAGAACCGACGGGCGCTCTGGGGTAAGACCCTAGGTATCGTCGGGTTTGGTCATACGGGGCAGGCCATGGCCCAACTTGGCAAAGCTTTTGGCATGCGGGTCATCGCCTACCGGCGAAGTGCCAGTGAGACCCCGGCCAACGTCGATGTCATGCTTTCATCAGATGGCGGTGATAGTTTGCAGCCGCTGGTTGAGCAGGCCGATGTCATTATGCTGGCCGCACCGTTGAACGATGAGACGCACCATCTGTTTTCGACTCGCGAGTTTAGCCAAATGAAGAATGACGCCTTCATTATCAATATGGCCCGCGGGGGAGTGATCGACCATGATGCCCTCATCGTCGCGTTACGAACAGGCCAAATTGCCGGAGCCGGTCTCGATGTGACCGATCCGGAACCGCTCCCCGAAGACTCGCTATTGTGGGACATGGGCAATGTGGTCATCACTCCTCATGTCACACCCAAATTGCCAGACCGGACGCAACGATCAATTGACATGATTGTTGAAAACATCGGCCGGTTCCGCCGAGGCGAGGGCATGCTCAATGCGCTGACACCACGCGATGTCTACACCCGCCTGCAGCCGTCCGCGCTTATTTAG